Genomic window (Spirosoma sp. KCTC 42546):
TGCCTGACAAGCGGGGCACTGCGCCAGATGGGCTTCCAGGCTTACCCGTTCAGCATCCGGCAATTGGTTGCTTAGCCAGTCGGTTAGCTGGTTGTTGGTCTGTTCACAGTTTATAGGCAGTTTTTCCATTCTCAATTGTCAGATAAATTTTCTTTAACTCGTTCATTGCCCGGTGTACCCGCACCTTTATCGCTCCCTCCGTCGTATTCAGCACCCGTGCAATTTCCTCGTATTTCAATTCCTGGAACCGGCTCAATACCAGTACTTCCCGATTCTCGGCACTTAGCTTCGCCATCGCCCGATGCAGCATGTCCAGTTCCTGTTCTTTCTGCATTGACTCATCGGCAGCTGGGCCACCCCCAACTTTGTCGGCCACATCGGCCAAATCATAGTTTTGTGCCGAGCGTTTGTTTTGCTTGCTGTAATCCACCAGTACATTTCTGGCCAGATGGTACATCCAACTTTTAAACTCGCCATCGCCCGTAAAGGTGTGGCGGTACTTGAGCATCCGGTAGAACACCGTTTGTACCATATCCTCGCTGGCTTCGCGCTGGTTTGTCATATGGAAAAGGAAGCCGAGTAAGGAACGATTGTACCGCTCGAAGAGCAGGCCCATCGTGTCCATATTGCCTGCCTTTACCTGCAGCATCAGTGCATTGTCTGTCAGAGAGCTCAACCGAATTGGTACCGGGTTTAATGGATTTTGGACTGGAAACCGTGCGAAGTTGGGAAGGTTACAGAAAAAGACGAAAATTTTTTCGATGGCACAAGGCCGGGCCACGTTGGCTCGGCCTTGTGCCTACTATTCTCCGGCCTCTGGCCGGTGTGAAAATATGTGTTGAAAAATAACCATTGCAATCCGGCCAGAGGCCGGGGAATAATAGACACAAGGCTAGAGCCAACGTGGCCCAGCCTTGCGCCATCGAAGTCATAAAAATCAATTCGCTACTTCAACCACTGCCCGAATCATCTGTCTATCAGTTAAATGATGTAGCATGAAATGGGCCAGATCGGCGCGACTAATCTGGAAACATTTATCTAAAAACGTATTGATGGCATAGCGATAATTTTCCGTTAGCGGCTTATTCGTTAGTCGGGGTGGGCGAACGGATGTCCAGTCGACATTGCTTTTTTTTAACGCTTGTTCCATCAACCTCGTGTCGGCGTAAACGTGTTTGAATATCCGCGCTAAAACGTATTTCGTGAGCATGCGCAATACCCAGGGCAGTTTTGGGCTGACCTCAATTGCTGATGAAGAAATGCACAGCAGTCGGCTCACATCTGTTCCCTGCATGGCTCTCAGGATGTTTGCTACACTGACAGAATATACGGTTGTGGGTTTTAACTTTTTAACCCCCAAACAGGAAACCACTGCATTATGGCCTTGCACTTGTGTTGAAAATGTCTCAAGCACCATCGCATCGCCTTTGACTACCCGCAGGTTTGGGTGTTGCTGGGCGAGCGCGGCTGGATTGCGCACAATAGCCGTAACCCGATGGCCTGCTTCTAACGCTAGTTTAACAAATTGGCTTCCCGTTCCACCCGTAGCGCCGAAAACCAGGATAGATAATTGCTTATGCGTTGGCGTATTCATCTTATTACTTCGGTTTCGTAATTGTTTGTGCAAATGTATAACGTTTACGAAATTAAAATATATCCGAAGCATTATTTTTATTTTTGCTACGAAAACGAACTAACTGTGAATAAAACCGTAGCCTTAGTCAATTTGTGGGGAGAATTTGAAGAGAAGCATCCGGAGGCCAGTATCGAGGATTTTTTTCGTTATCAGCTTGCCCATCAGCGCGAACGTGTTGCAGCAACCGATACGCCAATGGCGGGCGGCACGGCACCCATGCACCCAAATGGTCAGCTATTACGCCTGATTGGGCGAGTCAATAAATTGAACATGGTGTATGCCTATGCCGCTTTAGACGGTACGGGCGTCAATCAACTGGAAGAATTTGGGCTGCTGATGCACATTAGTCAGGCGAAAAACCCCCGAAAAACAGAAATTATTTACAGCAATCTGATGGAGCTGTCGAGCGGAACCGACATGCTGAATCGCCTGAAAAACCGAGGGTTTATCCGGGAGTATGACGATACCGAAGACCGACGCTCCAAACGAGTTGAATTAACCGAGGAGGGACTCGCCGTGATTGCAATTTGTCGGCAGCGAATCGGGAAACTCGCTGGTATGATGCTTCATAACATGGCCGACGATGATATACAGCTATGTATTAAGCTGCTGAAAGGCGTCGAACAGGAGTTTTCAGCCCGATTGCCCAACGATAAAGGAAAAGCGTTTGAGGAGGTTTTTAAAGAGGTGATGTAGAGACGCAATCCCTTGCGTCTCCTTACCCGGATGGCCTTCTCCCTGTAGCAGGGCGCTAATTGCTGGCGCATCAGGAGACGCAAGGGATTGCGTCTCTACTCACTTCGCAAACTCTTCACTGGATTCATTAGTGCGGCTTTTACGCTTTGCAGGCTCACCGTTAGCAGCGCAATGCCTACGGCCAAGAAACCCGCCAGGGCAAATACCCACCACTCAATGTCGATTTTGTAGGCGAATGCCTGAAGCCAGTTGTTCATGGCATACCAGGCAATAGGCGAGGCAATGACAATGGCAAGCAGAACCAGTTTCAAAAAATCTTTGGAGAGTAGGGTAACAATACTGCTAACCGA
Coding sequences:
- a CDS encoding NAD(P)-dependent oxidoreductase, encoding MNTPTHKQLSILVFGATGGTGSQFVKLALEAGHRVTAIVRNPAALAQQHPNLRVVKGDAMVLETFSTQVQGHNAVVSCLGVKKLKPTTVYSVSVANILRAMQGTDVSRLLCISSSAIEVSPKLPWVLRMLTKYVLARIFKHVYADTRLMEQALKKSNVDWTSVRPPRLTNKPLTENYRYAINTFLDKCFQISRADLAHFMLHHLTDRQMIRAVVEVAN
- a CDS encoding MarR family winged helix-turn-helix transcriptional regulator, encoding MNKTVALVNLWGEFEEKHPEASIEDFFRYQLAHQRERVAATDTPMAGGTAPMHPNGQLLRLIGRVNKLNMVYAYAALDGTGVNQLEEFGLLMHISQAKNPRKTEIIYSNLMELSSGTDMLNRLKNRGFIREYDDTEDRRSKRVELTEEGLAVIAICRQRIGKLAGMMLHNMADDDIQLCIKLLKGVEQEFSARLPNDKGKAFEEVFKEVM
- a CDS encoding RNA polymerase sigma factor, translated to MLQVKAGNMDTMGLLFERYNRSLLGFLFHMTNQREASEDMVQTVFYRMLKYRHTFTGDGEFKSWMYHLARNVLVDYSKQNKRSAQNYDLADVADKVGGGPAADESMQKEQELDMLHRAMAKLSAENREVLVLSRFQELKYEEIARVLNTTEGAIKVRVHRAMNELKKIYLTIENGKTAYKL